The nucleotide sequence AGCTCCACCACCTGCATGCCCAGGGTGTGGCCAGGGGCCGGCAGCACCCGCAGCCCGGGCAGCAGCTCGGCCTGGCCCTCTACCAACTCGAGCCGCCCGGCCTCCAGCAGGGGCTCCACGTTCTCCGGGCGGTAGCTGGCCTGGCTGCGCTCGTGGGGGTGCAGGGCATCCTCGAGCTCCTGTTTTTGCACCACGTGGCGAGCTTTTGGGAAGGTAGGCACCAGCCGGCCCTCCTCCCAGCGGGTGTTGAGCCCGGCATGGTCGAAGTGGAGGTGGGTGTGAACCACCAGCGAGATGTCCCGGGGCTCCAGCCCCAAGAGGGCGAGCTGGTCCAGCAGGGGATGGCCCTCACCCAAACCGTAAAGGCGGCGGAACTTCTCGCCGGGTTTGCGGTCTATGCCGGTCTCAACCAGGATAAACTGTTTTCCTGCCCGCACCAGCAGGGGGTTGAGGCCCAGGCGGATGCGGTTCTGCTCGTCGGGCGGGGCCAGCTTCGCCCACAGGACCCTGGGCACAACCCCAAACATGGAACCGCCATCCAGCCACAGCTCGCCGTCGGAGAGGACCCAAATTTCAAAGGCCCCGAGCCTGCGGTAGAGAATCGGTCTCATCCAGGCGGATTATCTCAGGGGCATAGGGGGCCAGTCTACGCCGCATGACCTCAAGGGCCTCTGGGCTCTCGTCTACCAGCACAAAACCCCGGCCATGCCTGGCAGCCGCTTCGCCGGTGGTGCCTGAGCCGGCAAAAAAATCGAGCACCACCTCCCCGGGGTTGGAGTGCACCCGCACGATGCGTTCCAGGAGCTTGAGGGGCTTTTGCGTGGGGTAGCCGGTCTTCTCCCTGGAGGAGGTGGGCACGATGGTCATCCACCACACATCGGTGGGGGTCTTGCCCCGGGCCGCCTTTTCGGGCCCCGCCACCTTAGGGGTCAGGTAGGGGATGCGGTCGATGGCTTCGTAGTTGAAGGTGTACTCGCGGGGGTTTTTGGCGTACCAGAGGAGGGTATCGTGCTTGGCGGGCCAGCGCCTTTTGGAGCGCCCTCCGTAGTCGTAGGCCCAGATGATCTCGTTCATGAAGCTTCTGCGGCCAAAAATTTCGTCCAGCATCACCTTCACGTAGTGCACCTCGCGGTAGTCCAGATGCACGAAAAGCGAGCCTGTGGGGCTCAGAAGGCGGTAGGCCTCCAGAAGTCTGGGCCGCAGGAAGGCCAAAAAGTCCTCGAAACGGTCGGGAAAGGCGGGGGAAGCCAGCGGGGTGGTGGCGTAGCGCCTACCCCCAAAACCCACCCGCTCCCCTCGCTCGTCCAGGACCGCACGAATCCGATGGCGATGCTGGGTCTTTCCGGTGTTGAAGGGAGGGTCCAGGTAGATGAGGGGAAAGGAGGCCTCGGGCAGCGTGCGGAGGTAGTGCAGGCACTCGGCCAGGACAATCCGCCTCATCCCCATCCTCAGAGCGCAGCCTCGGGCCGCTCGAGCCACAGGCCTGCCCGCACCTCATCGAGCACCACCCCAAGCCTCCTCCCCTCCTCGTGGGCCCGGATCAGGGCGCTGGCCACCACCGCCCCATCGGCGGCCCGGGCGGCCTGCTGGGCGGTGGCTTGGTTGGAGATGCCAAAGCCGATGGCCACCGGGGCATCGGTCACCCGGCGGATGCGCTGCACCAGCTCGGGCAGCCCCTCGGGCAGCCGGTCGCGCGCCCCGGTCACCCCGGTCACCGAGACCGTGTACACAAAGCCGGTGCAGTAGGGGGCCACGGTCCGGATGCGGGCCTCGGTGGAGGTAGGGGCCAGCAGAAAGGTGGTCTCGAGGCCCATCCCCTGCGCCAGGGCCACCAGCTCGGGGTCCTGGTCAGGGGGCAGGTCGGGCAGAATCAACCCGTTGGCCCCGGCCTCCTTGAACATGCGGAAAAACCGCTCGGGGCCCACGGCCAGCACCGGGTTGATGTAGGTCATGAGGAAGAGGGGCATATCGGTGAGGGCCCGAATTTCCTGCACGAACCGGGCCACATCCGCTACACGAAGGCCCTGCTGCAGAGCCTGCTCGGAAGCCCGCTGAATAACTGGCCCGTCGCCCAGGGGGTCGGAGTAGGGCAGCCCGACCTCGAGCAAGTCCGCGTAGGGCAAGACCTGTTTGACCAGCTCGAGGTCGGCCCCCCGGCGCGGGTAGCCGGCCATCACATAGGGAATGAGGGCCGCGCGCCCCTCGGCTTTGGCCCTGGCAAAAGCTTCGCGGGTGGTCATGAGCGCCCTCCCAGCACGAGCCCCTCGGCCCTTGACCCCTGGCCCTCGTCCATGAGGCGCATCACCTCCGCCACGTCCTTGTCGCCCCGGCCCGAGAGGTTGATCACAATCACCTGCTCGGGCTCCATCTCCGGGGCCAGCTTGGCCGCGTAGGCGATGGCATGGGCCGACTCCAGGGCCGGGATAATCCCCTCCAAACGACACAGAAGCTGAAAGCCCTCCAGGGCCTCCTCGTCGGTGATGCCCACGTACTCGGCTATTCCCTGCTCGGCGAAGTAGCTGTGCTCGGGGCCCACCCCAGGGTAGTCCAGGCCCGCCGAGACCGAGTGCGCGGGCTGAATCTGGCCGTCGTCGTCGTAGAGCAAAAACATCTTGGCCCCGTGCAGCACCCCCTTGCGCCCGGCCCCGATGGACAGGGCGTGCAGCCCCGAAGCCGCCCCGTGGCCCGCAGCTTCTACCCCAATCAGGCGGGGACGGGGCTCTTGGTAGGCAAAGGGCGCAAACACCCCGATGGCGTTGGAGCCCCCGCCCACACAGGCAATCACCACATCGGGGCTCTCGCGCCCCTCCTTTTCCCGGAGCTGGGCCTTGATTTCCTCCCCCACGATGCTCTGGAAGTCGCGGGCCATCATGGGATAGGGGTGCGGCCCCACCACCGAGCCGATGATGTAGAAGCTATCCCGCACGTTGGTCACCCAGTCGCGGATGGCCTCGTTGGTAGCATCCTTTAGGGTCTTGGTGCCGCTTTCCACCGGGCGCACCTCGGCCCCCAGCAGCTTCATGCGAAACACGTTCAAAGCCTGCCGCCGCACGTCCTCGGCCCCCTGGTAGACCACGCACTCCAGGCCCATCAGGGCGGCCACGGTGGCCACCGAGACCCCATGCTGGCCGGCCCCGGTCTCGGCAATCACCCGCTTCTTGCCCATGCGCTTGCACAAAAGGGCCTGGCCCAGGGTGTTGTTGATCTTGTGGGCCCCGGTGTGGTTCAGGTCCTCGCGCTTCAGGTAGATCTTGGCCCCGCCCAGGTGCCGGGTGAGGTTCTCGGCCAGGTACAAGGGCGAGGGGCGGCCCACGTACTCGCGCAGGTAGTACTCATACTCGGCCAGAAAATCGGGGTCGTTCTTGAAGTGCAAGTAGGCCTCGGTGAGCTCCTCCAGGGCCGGCATCAGGGTCTCGGGCACATAGCGCCCGCCAAATTCGCCATAGCGGCCCTTTGCGTCGGGCAGGGGGTAGCTGGGTAGCTGCATGGGCACCTCCAAAAGAAAAACTCGAGGTCCAGACCTCGAGAAAAGCCCGGCTGCACGACACCGGGCCTAGCCGCGCCACCAACGCTGGTGGCGCCTTTTGTAGCTCCGCGGGGTGCGGGGCCGCATGGCTGGAGCGTAGCAAGTCCGCCGGCAGTTCGTCAAGCCTTAGTCGGGCCGGTGCAGGTGCGCGGCCAGCCGCTGGGCGATGGCGGGAGGAATCCGCGTAGCCCTGCCCTGGCGGTCCTGGCAGAGGTGGCGGGTGAACCCCTCGGCCAAAAGCACCTCCCCCCGCCATACCCTGTACTGGTAGCGCAGGGCCCGCGAGGAAAGCTCGGCCAGCCAGACCTCCACCTCGACCACCTCGCCGAAGCGGGCCGGCTGGCGGTAGGTGAGGCCCAGCTCCACCACCGCGAAGGCCAGGCCCTGGGCCTCCACCTCGGGGTAGGGCAGGCCGATGCGCACAAGCCACTCCACCCGTGCAGCCTCGAGCCAAACCACGTAGCTGCTGTGGTGCACCACGCCCATAGCATCGGTCTCGGCGTAGCGCACCGCGAGTGAAAGCCGGGCGGTCATGGGCTGCGGTCGAGCCGCTCCACCAGGCCCACCAGGCGGCTTGAGACGGCCTCGATGACCCCTTCTGGTCCTTCCACCATCACCCGCACCAGGGGCTCGGTGCCCGAGGGCCGCACGTTCACCCGGCCCTGGCCCTCCAGCGCCTGCTCGGCCTCCTTTATGGCCTGGTGCAGCTCGGGGTGCTGCATAATCCGTTCCTTGTCCTTTACCCGCACGTTCTTGAGCTGCTGGGGGTACATGGGCAGGGCCTCGTACCACTCCGAGAGATCGCGGCCAGAGGCCCGCATGGCCGAGAGGGTGAGGATGGCGGTGAGCAGGCCATCGCCGGTGGGGGCATGGTCCAGGAAGATGATGTGCCCGCTCTGTTCCCCGCCTAGGGTAAGGCCGGAAGCCTTCAGCTTTTCGTAGACGTAGCGGTCGCCCACCGCGGTGCGGTAGAAGTTGATGCCTGCTTCACGCAGCTTGACCTCGAGGCCCATATTGCTCATCAGGGTGCCCACCACCCCAGGCTCGCGCCGGGTGAGGGCGTTCAGGTAGAGCACGTGGTCGCCGTGGAACTCCCGGCCCTTGCGGTCCACCAGAATCGCCCGGTCGCCATCCCCGTCGAAGGCCACCCCCAGGTCGAAGCCCATCTCCACCACCTGGTTGCGCAGGAAAGCGGTGTGGGTGGAGCCGCAATTCTTGTTGATGTTCCGCCCATCAGGGGTGTTGAACATGACGAAGACCTCGGCCCCAAGCCGCTGGAACAGCCGGGGGGCCAGGCGGTAGGTGGCCCCGTTGGCGGTATCCAACACGATGCGCAGGCCCTCGAGGCTGCTGCCCTTGGCCAGGAGGAAGTCCAGGTACATCCGCTCGGCCTCGCGAAAGTCGCTCACCGAGCCGATGCCGTCGGTGGGGAAGTCTCGCTCCAAAAGGGCCTCTATCTCGGCCTCGGCCTCGTCGGGCAGCTTGTGGCCCTGGTGGCTGAAGAACTTGATGCCGTTGTCCTGATAGGGGTTGTGGCTGGCCGAGATCATCACCCCCGCCGTGGCCCCTAGGCGCTGGGTCAGGTAGGCCACCCCCGGGGTGGGCAGCACCCCCAGGTGCTCTACCCGCACCCCCTGCGACATCAGGCCGGCGGCCAAAGCCGCCTCCAATAGGTCGCAGGAAAGACGGGTGTCCTTGCCCAAGAGCACCACCGGGCGGGGGGTCTGGGCCCTGAAGTAGGCCCCCGCGGCCTGGCCCAGCCTAAGCACAAAGGCCGGGGTCAGCGGAGGCTCCCCGGCCACCCCCCGCACCCCATCGGTTCCGAAGTAGCGGCGTCCCATCCGCCACAGTTTATACCAGGTGAAGGCTCGCCCTGGCCTGGGGAAAAGGTGGGGCGCCTCCTTGTGGGAAAGGTTCTAAGTTTGGCAGGCTTGTGGTATGAAAAAAGCCTTGATTTTCGCCCTTCTGGGAGGCATAGCCTTCGCCCAACCCGGCACCTCGCCCTTTGTGGACGTCCCCCCCTGCCACTGGGCCCGGGAAGCCATCGAGGCCATCGCCCGGCCCGACCCCAACGCCCGGCCCCAGCCCTCGGCCCTTCTAGCCGAAAACGCCCTGCGCCAGGTCTTCGAGGGGCTGAGGTGCAACGACCCCCTCTGGAGCCAGCGCTTCCTGCAGGACCCCAGCCCGGCTTTTGGCCGCGCCGAGGCCCGGCTGCGCGGGTTCGAGCTCAACGTGCGGGAAACCCGCATCGCCGGCGAGCGGGCCACCCTGCGCTTTGACCTGACCGCGGTACTGGCCGAGGGCAGCCTGCGCCGCAGCGGCACGGCCCAGCTTGTCTTCACCCCTGCTGGCTGGAGGGTGGTCTATTCGAGCCTGGTGGACCTGGGGCTGCCCCTTTTCCCCCAGTAGCCCAGCTACTGCGCCGGCTTGAAGAAATCGGCCTCGCCGAGAACGGGGTTGATCTCCACCTCCAGCACCTCGCCCCGGGCGGCCAGCACCCCCCCCACGTAGTTCTCCCAGCGCTGCGGCAGGCGGACGCCCTGGACCACCTGGTAGTTGGAGAAAAAGGTGATGCTCTCCCCCACCCCCGGTATCTGCAAACGCTCACCCACCAGCAGCCCCTCAGGGTTGAGCAGGTAGGTGCTCTCCCAGCCCTGGGTGCTGACCACGAGCAGCCGCCCCCGCCGGTCGCGCAGCGCCCCCTCGGCCAGCCGGGCCCGCTCCCGCCCCTCCTTGCCGTACTTGAGCCCGAGCCAGCCGGTATAGAGGCTCGAGCGCAGAATCTCCCGCTCCCTTGGGGGCAAAGGCCTGAGCGAGGTCTCGCGGCTCCAGAAGAAGCTCTCGCGCGGGCTGTACTGCTGGAGGGCCAGGGGGATGGGACGGGGCTGGCTCAGGCTTTCCGGGTCGTAGATCTCAAGCCGCACCCGGTTGTTGACAAAATCCACCAGCAGAAGGGTCACGATGCGGCTTTCCTCCTTGCCGTCGGGGGTGTAGTAGATGTGGGTGGTAACCTCCCGGTAGGTCTTGAGGTTGGCCAGGGCCGCCCCACCCAAGGCCCCCCGGGCTCGCTCGAGCCACTGCGCTGCCTCGGAGGAGACCTGGGCCAGGGCCATCCCCAGCCCCAGCGCGAACAGAAAGACACCCACCCTCATACCCTGCACCATAGCATACCCGGGTGAAGCCGCGGTGTAGGGAGGATTGCTCTGGCCGCTCGTGCAGAGCAGGCGGTATTGGGGTAGATTCTTGCCGTGGACTTCGCCGGACTGCTAGAACGCCTGGGGCTCGAGGCCCTCTTCGTCTCCAACCCCCACAACGTCCGCTACCTCTCGGGCTTCGTGGAGGGCAAGGACGCCAAGCTGGTCATCACCCGGGAAGGCCCCACCCTCATCACCGACGGGCGCTACCTGGTGGAGGCCCAGCAGCAGCCCTTCCCCTACCGCATCCTCCAGCGCCGCAACGAGCTGAACCGGATTTTGGCCGAGTTCTTCCAAGGGCGGGTGGGCTTCGAGGCCGAGCACCTGAGCGTGGCCCAGCTCGAGGCCTTCCAGAAAGACTTCCCCCAGGTCACCTTCGTACCCACCCGGGGGGTCTTCGAGGGGCTGCGCCAACAGAAGAGCCCCGAGGAAATCGCCCGCATCCGCCGGGCCGCGGCCCTGGCCGACCAGGGCTTCCGGCACATCCTCCCCTACCTGAAGCCCGGCGTGCGGGAGCTGGACATTGCCTTGGAGCTGGAATTCTTCCTGCGCAAGGCGGGCTCCGAGGGCATGGCCTTCAGCCCCACCGTGGCCTCGGGCGAGCGCGGGGCCCAGCCCCACGGGGGGGCCAGCGCGAAGACAATCTGCCCGGGGGAGCTGGTCACGCTGGACTTCGGCTGCGTGGTGGAGGGGTACTGCTCCGACATGACCCGCACAGTGGCTGTAGGCCGGGTCTCCGAGGAGCTTCGCTCGCTCTACCAGGCGGTGCTGGAGGCCCAGACCCTGGCTTTGGAGGCGGTGGCGCCGGGCCGGCGGGGGGCCGAGCTCGACGCGCTGGCCCGCCAGCACCTGGAACAGAAGGGGTACGGCCCCTACTTTACCCACAGCCTGGGCCACGGGGTGGGCCTTTACGTGCACGAAGGCC is from Meiothermus sp. QL-1 and encodes:
- a CDS encoding MBL fold metallo-hydrolase, whose amino-acid sequence is MRPILYRRLGAFEIWVLSDGELWLDGGSMFGVVPRVLWAKLAPPDEQNRIRLGLNPLLVRAGKQFILVETGIDRKPGEKFRRLYGLGEGHPLLDQLALLGLEPRDISLVVHTHLHFDHAGLNTRWEEGRLVPTFPKARHVVQKQELEDALHPHERSQASYRPENVEPLLEAGRLELVEGQAELLPGLRVLPAPGHTLGMQVVELESEGQRLAYTGDLVALRAQVPLPYIPAFDLYPMTTLETRRRLYERWLAEGYLLCFAHEPQNPLARLAVGEKGYRAEGV
- a CDS encoding site-specific DNA-methyltransferase, coding for MRRIVLAECLHYLRTLPEASFPLIYLDPPFNTGKTQHRHRIRAVLDERGERVGFGGRRYATTPLASPAFPDRFEDFLAFLRPRLLEAYRLLSPTGSLFVHLDYREVHYVKVMLDEIFGRRSFMNEIIWAYDYGGRSKRRWPAKHDTLLWYAKNPREYTFNYEAIDRIPYLTPKVAGPEKAARGKTPTDVWWMTIVPTSSREKTGYPTQKPLKLLERIVRVHSNPGEVVLDFFAGSGTTGEAAARHGRGFVLVDESPEALEVMRRRLAPYAPEIIRLDETDSLPQARGL
- the trpA gene encoding tryptophan synthase subunit alpha, with product MTTREAFARAKAEGRAALIPYVMAGYPRRGADLELVKQVLPYADLLEVGLPYSDPLGDGPVIQRASEQALQQGLRVADVARFVQEIRALTDMPLFLMTYINPVLAVGPERFFRMFKEAGANGLILPDLPPDQDPELVALAQGMGLETTFLLAPTSTEARIRTVAPYCTGFVYTVSVTGVTGARDRLPEGLPELVQRIRRVTDAPVAIGFGISNQATAQQAARAADGAVVASALIRAHEEGRRLGVVLDEVRAGLWLERPEAAL
- the trpB gene encoding tryptophan synthase subunit beta; this translates as MQLPSYPLPDAKGRYGEFGGRYVPETLMPALEELTEAYLHFKNDPDFLAEYEYYLREYVGRPSPLYLAENLTRHLGGAKIYLKREDLNHTGAHKINNTLGQALLCKRMGKKRVIAETGAGQHGVSVATVAALMGLECVVYQGAEDVRRQALNVFRMKLLGAEVRPVESGTKTLKDATNEAIRDWVTNVRDSFYIIGSVVGPHPYPMMARDFQSIVGEEIKAQLREKEGRESPDVVIACVGGGSNAIGVFAPFAYQEPRPRLIGVEAAGHGAASGLHALSIGAGRKGVLHGAKMFLLYDDDGQIQPAHSVSAGLDYPGVGPEHSYFAEQGIAEYVGITDEEALEGFQLLCRLEGIIPALESAHAIAYAAKLAPEMEPEQVIVINLSGRGDKDVAEVMRLMDEGQGSRAEGLVLGGRS
- a CDS encoding thioesterase family protein, which gives rise to MTARLSLAVRYAETDAMGVVHHSSYVVWLEAARVEWLVRIGLPYPEVEAQGLAFAVVELGLTYRQPARFGEVVEVEVWLAELSSRALRYQYRVWRGEVLLAEGFTRHLCQDRQGRATRIPPAIAQRLAAHLHRPD
- the glmM gene encoding phosphoglucosamine mutase, whose product is MGRRYFGTDGVRGVAGEPPLTPAFVLRLGQAAGAYFRAQTPRPVVLLGKDTRLSCDLLEAALAAGLMSQGVRVEHLGVLPTPGVAYLTQRLGATAGVMISASHNPYQDNGIKFFSHQGHKLPDEAEAEIEALLERDFPTDGIGSVSDFREAERMYLDFLLAKGSSLEGLRIVLDTANGATYRLAPRLFQRLGAEVFVMFNTPDGRNINKNCGSTHTAFLRNQVVEMGFDLGVAFDGDGDRAILVDRKGREFHGDHVLYLNALTRREPGVVGTLMSNMGLEVKLREAGINFYRTAVGDRYVYEKLKASGLTLGGEQSGHIIFLDHAPTGDGLLTAILTLSAMRASGRDLSEWYEALPMYPQQLKNVRVKDKERIMQHPELHQAIKEAEQALEGQGRVNVRPSGTEPLVRVMVEGPEGVIEAVSSRLVGLVERLDRSP
- a CDS encoding Xaa-Pro peptidase family protein is translated as MDFAGLLERLGLEALFVSNPHNVRYLSGFVEGKDAKLVITREGPTLITDGRYLVEAQQQPFPYRILQRRNELNRILAEFFQGRVGFEAEHLSVAQLEAFQKDFPQVTFVPTRGVFEGLRQQKSPEEIARIRRAAALADQGFRHILPYLKPGVRELDIALELEFFLRKAGSEGMAFSPTVASGERGAQPHGGASAKTICPGELVTLDFGCVVEGYCSDMTRTVAVGRVSEELRSLYQAVLEAQTLALEAVAPGRRGAELDALARQHLEQKGYGPYFTHSLGHGVGLYVHEGPSLSQVSEDVLAPHQVVTIEPGVYIQGLGGCRIEDLVLVTATGHEVLSQSPKELIEL